From the genome of Carassius gibelio isolate Cgi1373 ecotype wild population from Czech Republic chromosome A16, carGib1.2-hapl.c, whole genome shotgun sequence, one region includes:
- the LOC128030502 gene encoding thyroid hormone receptor-associated protein 3 isoform X6 — protein MSKTKKSESRSHSRSASRSRCRSDSRSRSRSRSSPRPRSRKRRYGSRSRSRSHSPSHNRERNHTREYQNQREFRGNHRGFRRPYYFRGRGQGFFRGRFQRGGRGGYNNYHPKNWQNFRQHHQQQQQQQQQQQYHPNSPKRGHSRSRSPKKQSKSPQSRSHSRRSDRSSSGRSPQSHHSSSSNSGSAKHSCKDLREDISVPEETRGGGDGALAEQVGGSPAAEENSDGDRTVEESQVLTNRDTSPKRASPQVFSTVTSDQLIDSATNETSPAQNAPSKGATTWKSVETAPSNTSPIKKSFTPVFNSFGLYSNIDQQTNETTAMSTAFALLKFLEEQKLKKQASAWDNNTHKGKSNGDIVCDQENGEIIEKGIELSRTVDYDMAGKEKSRSAKSGDGNKLSISSAKRGSQNRLTFQCEDGEDDDEEMEISNRVRDMENDPCKSKVTLSAREMFERHIRRMQDMALDDELEALLLCHKQERAANILAALSKRDQFSGMFKDPSPEKLSNVNPKEKSSSKPTLLPRRSSENREQEMFVVMNDESPPRASMKRSEFSVRMDSLRTPALTNERRNLLDFLHLDKKDWEFQSVLQHLQAQLSPKSPSELFAQHIVSIVHHIKAQYFPSSGLSLNDRFAMYQRRAAEKEFMKQRKSPEIHRRIDVSPSAFKRHALLIDEMKSSMENSFKVDGKKSKGDSMDLRLDIESRKKYLSGEREHREEEYGGRVSRKSPDASKEITTEKVSKNHKKFNLQKQEVKRFQR, from the exons ATGTCTAAGACAAAGAAATCAGAGTCCAGGTCTCACTCTCGATCGGCCTCCAGATCAAGATGCCGCTCTGATTCCCGCTCTCGCTCCAGATCACGAAGCAGCCCTAGACCTAGATCAAGGAAGCGCAGATACGG GTCTCGCTCTCGGTCAAGATCCCATTCTCCGTCCCACAACCGGGAGCGGAACCACACGCGGGAGTACCAGAACCAACGGGAGTTTCGAGGCAACCATAGAGGCTTCCGAAGGCCATATTACTTCCGCGGCAGAGGTCAGGGCTTTTTCCGTGGTCGCTTTCAGCGTGGTGGAAGGGGTGGATATAATAACTACCACCCCAAAAACTGGCAGAACTTCCGGCAGcaccatcagcagcagcagcagcagcagcagcagcagcagtaccACCCCAACAGCCCCAAGAGGGGCCACTCGCGTTCACGCTCTCCCAAGAAGCAGTCAAAAAGCCCGCAGTCCCGCAGCCATTCCCGCCGCTCTGACAGGTCGTCCTCAGGGAGATCACCTCAGTCGCACCATTCTTCCTCCTCCAACTCTGGGTCTGCCAAACACAGTTGCAAAGATCTAAGAGAGGACATCTCTGTGCCTGAAGAAACCCGAGGAGGAGGAGATGGGGCTCTGGCAGAGCAGGTGGGAGGCTCTCCTGCGGCTGAAGAGAACTCTGATGGAGACAGGACTGTGGAGGAATCTCAGGTTTTAACAAACCGTGACACTAGTCCTAAAAGGGCAAGTCCGCAGGTTTTCTCCACTGTCACTAGTGACCAACTGATTGACTCTGCAACCAACGAGACAAGTCCTGCTCAGAATGCTCCTAGTAAAGGTGCCACCACCTGGAAGAGTGTTGAAACTGCACCTTCAAACACCAGCCCCATAAAGAAAAGCTTTACACCAGTTTTCAATAGTTTTGGACTCTATTCAAATATTGACCAACAGACAAATGAGACGACTGCTATGTCCACTGCATTTGCATTATTGAA ATTCCTGGAGGAGCAAAAGCTTAAAAAACAGGCTTCTGCATGGGACAACAACACACATAAAGGGAAAAGTAATGGAGATATAGTATGTGATCAAGAAAATGGAGAAATTATTGAAAAAGGCATTGAGCTGTCTCGCACTGTAGATTACGATATGGCAGGAAAGGAGAAATCCAGATCTGCCAAGAGTGGTGATGGTAACAAGTTATCCATAAGCTCCGCTAAAAGGGGTTCACAAAACAGACTGACATTTCAGTGCGAGGATGGTGAGGACGATGATGAAGAAATGGAGATCTCCAATAGGGTGAGGGATATGGAAAACGACCCCTGCAAAAGCAAAGTGACGCTGTCTGCTCGTGAGATGTTTGAGAGGCATATCAGGAGAATGCAGGACATGGCATTGGACGATGAGCTGGAAGCTCTCCTGCTCTGCCATAAACAGGAAAGAGCAGCCAATATTCTAGCTGCTCTCTCTAAGAGAGACCAGTTCAGTGGCATGTTTAAGGATCCCTCACCTGAAAAGCTCTCTAATGTTAACCCAAAGGAGAAATCCTCTTCTAAACCCACTCTGCTGCCCAGGAGGAGCTCTGAGAACCGTGAGCAAGAGATGTTTGTAGTTATGAATGACGAATCCCCGCCAAGAGCTTCAATGAAAAGAAGTGAATTCAGTGTGAGGATGGATTCTCTGAG GACACCTGCTTTGACCAATGAAAGAAGGAATCTTCTGGATTTTCTGCATCTTGATAAGAAGGATTGGGAGTTTCAGTCTGTCCTTCAGCATCTTCAGGCTCAGCTTTCACCCAAAAGTCCATCTGAGCTGTTTGCCCAACACATAGTTTCAATTGTCCATCACATTAAAG CTCAATATTTTCCTTCCTCTGGATTGAGCCTAAATGACCGATTTGCCATGTACCAGAGGAGAGCTGCTGAGAAAGAATTCATGAAGCAGAGAAAGAGTCCAGAGATACACAG GAGAATTGATGTTTCTCCCAGTGCTTTTAAGAGGCACGCTCTTCTGATTGATGAGATGAAAAGCTCCATGGAAAACAGCTTCAAG GTCGATGGTAAAAAATCTAAAGGTGATTCAATGGACCTTCGGCTGGATATTGAGAGCAGAAAGAAATACTTGagtggagagagagagcacagagaggaAGAGTATGGAGGAAGAGTGTCGAGGAAATCTCCAGATGCAAGCAAGGAAATAACCACTGAGAAAGTCTCAAAGAACCACAAAAAATTTAA TCTGCAGAAACAAGAAGTCAAACGCTTTCAAAGATAG
- the LOC128030502 gene encoding thyroid hormone receptor-associated protein 3 isoform X2 yields the protein MSKTKKSESRSHSRSASRSRCRSDSRSRSRSRSSPRPRSRKRRYGSRSRSRSHSPSHNRERNHTREYQNQREFRGNHRGFRRPYYFRGRGQGFFRGRFQRGGRGGYNNYHPKNWQNFRQHHQQQQQQQQQQQYHPNSPKRGHSRSRSPKKQSKSPQSRSHSRRSDRSSSGRSPQSHHSSSSNSGSAKHSCKDLREDISVPEETRGGGDGALAEQVGGSPAAEENSDGDRTVEESQVLTNRDTSPKRASPQVFSTVTSDQLIDSATNETSPAQNAPSKGATTWKSVETAPSNTSPIKKSFTPVFNSFGLYSNIDQQTNETTAMSTAFALLKFLEEQKLKKQASAWDNNTHKGKSNGDIVCDQENGEIIEKGIELSRTVDYDMAGKEKSRSAKSGDGNKLSISSAKRGSQNRLTFQCEDGEDDDEEMEISNRVRDMENDPCKSKVTLSAREMFERHIRRMQDMALDDELEALLLCHKQERAANILAALSKRDQFSGMFKDPSPEKLSNVNPKEKSSSKPTLLPRRSSENREQEMFVVMNDESPPRASMKRSEFSVRMDSLRTPALTNERRNLLDFLHLDKKDWEFQSVLQHLQAQLSPKSPSELFAQHIVSIVHHIKAQYFPSSGLSLNDRFAMYQRRAAEKEFMKQRKSPEIHRRIDVSPSAFKRHALLIDEMKSSMENSFKVDGKKSKGDSMDLRLDIESRKKYLSGEREHREEEYGGRVSRKSPDASKEITTEKVSKNHKKFKKSKKKREHSESSSSSFSSVYHEKEAEIKAEGFSKVQQELREYGEPAERRWARGGFLRRRGRNWNRGNFHGSSNGDSQMNMPEKNDDWDQEYTPKSKKYFLQSERDGEAEKKMIYTRVRGRGRGNAIRGKGRFILRRATNTNPTNNTSPKWAHDKFQATDEDEGEQQGEDVEQDQ from the exons ATGTCTAAGACAAAGAAATCAGAGTCCAGGTCTCACTCTCGATCGGCCTCCAGATCAAGATGCCGCTCTGATTCCCGCTCTCGCTCCAGATCACGAAGCAGCCCTAGACCTAGATCAAGGAAGCGCAGATACGG GTCTCGCTCTCGGTCAAGATCCCATTCTCCGTCCCACAACCGGGAGCGGAACCACACGCGGGAGTACCAGAACCAACGGGAGTTTCGAGGCAACCATAGAGGCTTCCGAAGGCCATATTACTTCCGCGGCAGAGGTCAGGGCTTTTTCCGTGGTCGCTTTCAGCGTGGTGGAAGGGGTGGATATAATAACTACCACCCCAAAAACTGGCAGAACTTCCGGCAGcaccatcagcagcagcagcagcagcagcagcagcagcagtaccACCCCAACAGCCCCAAGAGGGGCCACTCGCGTTCACGCTCTCCCAAGAAGCAGTCAAAAAGCCCGCAGTCCCGCAGCCATTCCCGCCGCTCTGACAGGTCGTCCTCAGGGAGATCACCTCAGTCGCACCATTCTTCCTCCTCCAACTCTGGGTCTGCCAAACACAGTTGCAAAGATCTAAGAGAGGACATCTCTGTGCCTGAAGAAACCCGAGGAGGAGGAGATGGGGCTCTGGCAGAGCAGGTGGGAGGCTCTCCTGCGGCTGAAGAGAACTCTGATGGAGACAGGACTGTGGAGGAATCTCAGGTTTTAACAAACCGTGACACTAGTCCTAAAAGGGCAAGTCCGCAGGTTTTCTCCACTGTCACTAGTGACCAACTGATTGACTCTGCAACCAACGAGACAAGTCCTGCTCAGAATGCTCCTAGTAAAGGTGCCACCACCTGGAAGAGTGTTGAAACTGCACCTTCAAACACCAGCCCCATAAAGAAAAGCTTTACACCAGTTTTCAATAGTTTTGGACTCTATTCAAATATTGACCAACAGACAAATGAGACGACTGCTATGTCCACTGCATTTGCATTATTGAA ATTCCTGGAGGAGCAAAAGCTTAAAAAACAGGCTTCTGCATGGGACAACAACACACATAAAGGGAAAAGTAATGGAGATATAGTATGTGATCAAGAAAATGGAGAAATTATTGAAAAAGGCATTGAGCTGTCTCGCACTGTAGATTACGATATGGCAGGAAAGGAGAAATCCAGATCTGCCAAGAGTGGTGATGGTAACAAGTTATCCATAAGCTCCGCTAAAAGGGGTTCACAAAACAGACTGACATTTCAGTGCGAGGATGGTGAGGACGATGATGAAGAAATGGAGATCTCCAATAGGGTGAGGGATATGGAAAACGACCCCTGCAAAAGCAAAGTGACGCTGTCTGCTCGTGAGATGTTTGAGAGGCATATCAGGAGAATGCAGGACATGGCATTGGACGATGAGCTGGAAGCTCTCCTGCTCTGCCATAAACAGGAAAGAGCAGCCAATATTCTAGCTGCTCTCTCTAAGAGAGACCAGTTCAGTGGCATGTTTAAGGATCCCTCACCTGAAAAGCTCTCTAATGTTAACCCAAAGGAGAAATCCTCTTCTAAACCCACTCTGCTGCCCAGGAGGAGCTCTGAGAACCGTGAGCAAGAGATGTTTGTAGTTATGAATGACGAATCCCCGCCAAGAGCTTCAATGAAAAGAAGTGAATTCAGTGTGAGGATGGATTCTCTGAG GACACCTGCTTTGACCAATGAAAGAAGGAATCTTCTGGATTTTCTGCATCTTGATAAGAAGGATTGGGAGTTTCAGTCTGTCCTTCAGCATCTTCAGGCTCAGCTTTCACCCAAAAGTCCATCTGAGCTGTTTGCCCAACACATAGTTTCAATTGTCCATCACATTAAAG CTCAATATTTTCCTTCCTCTGGATTGAGCCTAAATGACCGATTTGCCATGTACCAGAGGAGAGCTGCTGAGAAAGAATTCATGAAGCAGAGAAAGAGTCCAGAGATACACAG GAGAATTGATGTTTCTCCCAGTGCTTTTAAGAGGCACGCTCTTCTGATTGATGAGATGAAAAGCTCCATGGAAAACAGCTTCAAG GTCGATGGTAAAAAATCTAAAGGTGATTCAATGGACCTTCGGCTGGATATTGAGAGCAGAAAGAAATACTTGagtggagagagagagcacagagaggaAGAGTATGGAGGAAGAGTGTCGAGGAAATCTCCAGATGCAAGCAAGGAAATAACCACTGAGAAAGTCTCAAAGAACCACAAAAAATTTAA GAAAAGCAAGAAGAAACGGGAGCATTCTGAGTCATCATCCTCATCGTTTTCCTCTGTTTACCATGAAAAAGAGGCTGAGATCAAGGCAGAAGGCTTCTCCAAAGTCCAACAGGAGCTTAGAGAGTATGGAGAACCTGCAGAGAGAAGATGGGCACGAGGAGGCTTT CTTAGAAGACGCGGTAGAAACTGGAACCGAGGAAATTTCCATGGAAGCAGTAATggggattcacagatgaacatgcCAGAAAAGAATGATGACTGGGATCAAGAATACACCCCCAAGAGCAAGAAATACTTCTTA CAGAGTGAAAGAGATGGGGAAGCTGAGAAGAAGATGATTTACACGCGAGTGCGTGGTCGTGGTCGCGGTAATGCTATTCGTGGAAAGGGACGTTTTATCCTCCGGAGGGCCACAAATACCAACCCCACCAATAATACGAGCCCTAAATGGGCCCATGATAAATTCCAGGCCACTGATGAAGATGAAGGCGAACAGCAAGGAGAAGATGTAGAACAGGACCAGTGA